A genome region from Lactobacillus sp. ESL0791 includes the following:
- a CDS encoding cytochrome b5 domain-containing protein, with protein MEKFTKESLAKYDGKNGNPAYVAIDGTVYDVTGNAHWTDGTHHGQLAGRDLTEAIAQSPHGKSVLGKLNEVGTYED; from the coding sequence ATGGAAAAATTTACAAAAGAATCTTTAGCTAAATACGATGGTAAAAATGGCAATCCTGCCTATGTTGCAATTGACGGTACCGTTTACGATGTAACCGGCAATGCTCACTGGACCGATGGTACGCACCATGGTCAATTGGCCGGCCGTGATTTGACTGAAGCAATTGCGCAATCACCACATGGCAAAAGCGTACTTGGCAAGTTAAATGAAGTCGGTACTTACGAAGACTAA
- a CDS encoding lysophospholipid acyltransferase family protein: MIIGDDREKVIANIERALERHDFAAKVEIGDPVMSLQERTDLVNKFWQNQANIAGKTNDVIGRTFFTLLTNVLTRTTTFTDLEHLKHLPQGGAIITANHFNQIDSLPINHLAHKMHHHLTMVIEDTNLKLPGILSYLMNYVGTIPLVKSTSYVGVEFPKHLHDALDKDNWVLIFPEQEMWWNYRKPRKFQRGAYYYAAKQNVPVISTFIEIQTLPKFEKGHPNFLQTKYIVHVLPTIYPDTSLSINETSKQMMAQDYQQKVAAYEKAYKKKLTYDFTPWDIAGWQPKKS; encoded by the coding sequence ATGATAATTGGTGATGACCGTGAAAAAGTAATTGCAAACATTGAGCGTGCGCTTGAAAGACATGATTTTGCGGCGAAAGTCGAAATTGGCGATCCCGTTATGTCTTTACAGGAACGAACGGACTTGGTGAATAAATTTTGGCAAAACCAAGCTAATATCGCTGGCAAAACAAACGATGTAATTGGCCGGACATTTTTCACTCTTTTGACAAATGTTTTAACAAGAACCACTACTTTCACAGATTTAGAGCACCTGAAGCATTTACCGCAAGGCGGAGCGATCATCACGGCTAATCATTTTAACCAAATTGATTCCCTGCCAATCAATCATCTTGCACATAAGATGCACCATCATCTAACAATGGTAATCGAAGATACAAACCTAAAATTACCGGGAATTTTAAGCTATTTGATGAATTACGTGGGAACAATTCCGCTAGTTAAATCAACCAGTTATGTCGGCGTTGAATTTCCCAAGCACCTTCATGATGCTTTAGACAAAGATAATTGGGTTCTCATCTTTCCTGAACAGGAAATGTGGTGGAATTACCGCAAGCCGCGCAAATTCCAGCGAGGTGCTTATTATTATGCTGCTAAGCAAAATGTCCCGGTCATTTCCACCTTTATCGAAATTCAAACCTTACCTAAATTTGAAAAAGGCCATCCTAACTTTTTACAGACAAAATACATTGTCCATGTTTTACCAACTATCTATCCTGACACTTCACTAAGTATCAATGAAACTTCCAAACAAATGATGGCACAGGATTATCAGCAAAAAGTAGCAGCCTACGAAAAGGCATACAAAAAAAAGCTCACCTATGACTTCACTCCCTGGGATATTGCCGGCTGGCAGCCCAAGAAATCATAG